A stretch of Arthrobacter sunyaminii DNA encodes these proteins:
- a CDS encoding pyruvate carboxylase, producing the protein MFSKILVANRGEIAIRAFRAAYELGAKTVAVFPQEDRNSIHRQKADEAYLIGEEGHPVRAYLDVDEIIRVAKESGCDAIYPGYGFLSENPQLARAAKEAGITFVGPAADILELAGHKVHALNAAREAGIPVLRSTQPSSDPEKLLAEAEDIGFPIFVKAVAGGGGRGMRRVDTAKDLPEALNAAMREADTAFGDSTVFLEQAVLRPRHIEVQILADGEGNVIHLFERDCSLQRRHQKVIEIAPAPNLDENIRQALYRDAVKFAKALKYENAGTVEFLVDTVGERAGQHVFIEMNPRIQVEHTVTEEITDVDLVQSQLRIAAGETLEDLGLRQDELRVRGAALQCRITTEDPANGFRPDVGKISGYRSAGGAGVRLDGGTVYAGADISPHFDSMLVKLTCRGRNYPAAVNRARRALAEFRIRGVSSNISFLQAVLDDPDFIAGDVATSFIEERPELLSARGSADRGSRLLNWLADTTVNKPHGELPVHSDPADKLPANLPEVRPGSRQRLEELGPEGFAAELRAQQALAVTDTTFRDAHQSLLATRVRTRDLLLAAPAVSALTPQLLSVEAWGGATYDVALRFLGEDPWERLASLRKALPNICIQMLLRGRNTVGYTPYPTEVAEAFVQEAAAAGVDIFRIFDALNDVEQMEPAIRAVRATGTAVAEVALCYTADMLDPNEKLYTLDYYLDLAQQMVDAGAHILAIKDMAGLLRPAAAAKLVAALRERFDLPVHLHTHDTAGGQLATLLAAANAGVDAVDVATASLAGTTSQPSASALVAAMAHTDRDTGLDLDAVSAMEPYWEAVRRVYAPFESGLAGPTGRVYQHEIPGGQLSNLRQQAIALGLGERFEAIEDMYTAADRILGRLVKVTPSSKVVGDLALQLVGSNVSPEDFEENPQNFDIPDSVIGFLSGELGNPPGGWPEPFRTKALQGRNIKVRDAELTEVDRAGLAGDSATRRETLNRLLFPGPAKEFATVRETYGDVSVLDTRDYLYGLQQGVEHVVELEKGVRLIATLEAVSDPDEKGMRSVMTTLNGQMRPVLVRDRSVKSDVKVAEQADPGNPGHVAAPFAGAVTVTVKAGDEVAAGETVATIEAMKMEASITAPVAGTVARLAISAVEQVQGGDLLVVIEPSDG; encoded by the coding sequence ATGTTCTCGAAGATATTGGTAGCCAACCGCGGTGAAATCGCGATCCGAGCCTTCAGGGCCGCTTATGAACTGGGCGCCAAGACGGTAGCTGTGTTTCCGCAGGAGGACCGCAACTCGATTCACCGGCAGAAGGCTGACGAGGCGTACCTGATTGGCGAGGAGGGGCACCCCGTCCGTGCGTACCTGGACGTGGATGAGATCATCCGCGTTGCCAAGGAATCCGGGTGTGACGCCATTTACCCGGGTTACGGCTTCCTCTCCGAGAACCCGCAGCTGGCCCGGGCGGCCAAGGAAGCAGGCATCACCTTCGTGGGCCCTGCCGCGGACATCCTTGAATTGGCCGGACACAAGGTCCATGCCCTTAATGCCGCGCGGGAAGCCGGCATCCCGGTCCTGCGCTCCACGCAGCCCAGCTCGGACCCGGAAAAGCTTCTCGCTGAAGCCGAGGACATCGGGTTCCCCATTTTCGTGAAGGCTGTTGCCGGCGGCGGAGGCCGCGGGATGCGCCGCGTGGACACCGCCAAGGACCTGCCTGAGGCGCTGAACGCAGCCATGCGTGAAGCTGACACCGCCTTCGGTGATTCCACCGTTTTCCTGGAACAGGCAGTGCTGCGCCCCCGTCACATCGAGGTCCAGATCCTGGCCGACGGCGAGGGCAACGTTATCCATCTCTTCGAGCGGGACTGCTCCCTTCAGCGCCGCCACCAGAAGGTCATTGAAATCGCTCCGGCGCCCAACCTGGACGAGAACATCAGGCAGGCCCTGTACCGGGACGCCGTGAAGTTCGCCAAGGCGCTGAAGTATGAAAACGCCGGCACGGTTGAGTTCCTTGTTGACACGGTGGGAGAACGCGCCGGACAGCACGTCTTCATCGAAATGAATCCCCGCATCCAGGTGGAGCACACGGTTACCGAGGAAATCACCGACGTCGACCTGGTGCAGTCGCAGCTGCGGATCGCGGCCGGCGAGACACTGGAGGACCTTGGCCTGCGCCAGGATGAACTGCGGGTGCGCGGCGCTGCTCTGCAGTGCCGTATCACCACGGAGGACCCGGCTAACGGGTTCCGCCCCGACGTGGGAAAGATCAGCGGCTACCGGTCCGCCGGCGGCGCAGGGGTGCGCCTTGACGGCGGCACTGTCTATGCCGGCGCCGACATCAGCCCGCACTTCGATTCCATGCTGGTCAAGCTCACCTGCCGCGGCCGCAACTACCCGGCCGCCGTCAACCGTGCCCGGCGGGCTCTGGCCGAGTTCCGCATCCGCGGCGTCTCTTCCAACATTTCGTTCCTGCAGGCCGTCCTCGATGACCCGGACTTCATTGCCGGCGACGTCGCAACCTCCTTCATCGAGGAACGTCCTGAACTGCTCAGCGCCCGCGGCTCCGCAGACCGCGGCTCACGTCTGCTGAACTGGCTGGCCGACACCACGGTGAATAAGCCGCACGGAGAGCTCCCCGTCCACAGCGACCCCGCGGACAAGCTGCCGGCCAACCTGCCGGAAGTCCGGCCCGGCTCGCGCCAGCGGCTGGAGGAGCTTGGCCCGGAGGGTTTCGCGGCAGAGCTGCGCGCCCAGCAGGCGCTGGCCGTCACGGACACCACCTTCCGGGACGCGCACCAGTCGCTGCTCGCCACCCGGGTCCGCACGCGTGACCTGCTGCTGGCTGCGCCCGCAGTGTCCGCGCTGACGCCCCAACTGCTGTCGGTGGAGGCCTGGGGCGGTGCCACCTACGACGTCGCCCTCCGCTTCCTGGGCGAGGATCCCTGGGAACGGTTGGCGTCCCTGCGCAAGGCTCTGCCGAACATCTGCATCCAGATGCTCCTGCGCGGCCGGAACACGGTGGGATACACCCCGTATCCGACCGAAGTGGCTGAAGCCTTTGTCCAGGAAGCGGCCGCTGCCGGCGTCGACATCTTCCGCATCTTTGACGCCCTTAACGACGTAGAACAGATGGAACCGGCCATCCGCGCCGTCCGGGCCACCGGCACGGCAGTTGCTGAAGTGGCCCTGTGCTACACGGCGGACATGCTGGATCCCAACGAGAAGCTGTACACGCTGGACTACTACCTGGACCTGGCCCAGCAGATGGTCGACGCCGGAGCCCACATCCTGGCTATCAAGGACATGGCGGGACTGCTGCGGCCCGCCGCCGCAGCCAAGCTGGTGGCCGCCCTGCGTGAACGTTTCGATCTGCCCGTGCACCTGCACACCCACGACACCGCCGGCGGACAGCTCGCCACCCTGCTGGCTGCGGCCAATGCGGGTGTGGACGCGGTTGACGTGGCCACTGCATCCCTGGCCGGCACCACCAGCCAGCCCTCCGCCTCCGCCCTGGTGGCAGCGATGGCTCATACCGACCGCGACACCGGCCTGGACCTGGACGCTGTCAGTGCCATGGAGCCGTACTGGGAAGCGGTGCGCCGGGTTTACGCTCCGTTCGAATCCGGTCTGGCCGGACCCACCGGCCGGGTCTACCAGCACGAAATCCCCGGCGGACAGCTCTCCAACCTGCGCCAGCAGGCCATCGCCCTTGGGCTGGGCGAGCGGTTCGAGGCCATCGAAGACATGTACACCGCGGCGGACCGCATCCTGGGCCGGCTGGTCAAGGTCACCCCGTCTTCCAAGGTTGTCGGCGATCTGGCCCTGCAGCTGGTCGGCAGCAATGTGTCGCCTGAAGACTTCGAAGAGAACCCGCAGAACTTCGACATCCCGGACTCAGTCATCGGATTCCTCAGCGGCGAGCTGGGCAACCCGCCCGGGGGATGGCCGGAACCCTTCCGGACCAAGGCCCTCCAGGGGCGCAACATCAAGGTGCGCGACGCCGAACTCACCGAGGTGGACCGCGCCGGCCTCGCAGGGGATTCGGCCACCCGGCGGGAAACGCTGAACCGGCTGCTGTTCCCCGGCCCGGCCAAGGAATTCGCCACCGTGCGCGAGACCTACGGCGACGTTTCCGTGCTGGACACCCGCGACTACCTGTACGGACTGCAGCAGGGTGTCGAACACGTGGTTGAACTCGAAAAGGGTGTGCGCCTGATCGCCACCCTGGAAGCGGTCTCCGACCCGGACGAAAAGGGCATGCGGTCCGTGATGACCACGCTCAACGGACAGATGCGGCCGGTGCTGGTCCGCGACCGCAGCGTGAAATCCGACGTCAAGGTTGCCGAGCAGGCGGACCCGGGCAATCCCGGTCACGTCGCGGCTCCGTTTGCCGGGGCCGTCACCGTCACCGTAAAGGCGGGGGACGAAGTGGCGGCAGGTGAAACCGTGGCGACCATCGAAGCCATGAAAATGGAAGCATCCATCACGGCGCCGGTTGCCGGAACGGTTGCCCGGCTGGCGATCTCGGCTGTCGAACAGGTGCAGGGTGGAGATCTCCTGGTGGTGATTGAGCCCAGCGACGGCTAA